A stretch of Deinococcus radiotolerans DNA encodes these proteins:
- a CDS encoding type II/IV secretion system protein, with protein MALSIGDRRLGAILLEQGYVNDMDLQKALVRHAEVGGRLAEILIDSGLVGEKRIARAIEEALGIPLVNLLVVNPEPSALQAVRAQTALQHHAFPFALDGQTLRVAIVDPLSSMAIEALEDDSGLNIEVYQALRDQILWAIATFYPELNLTADLPAEAEGGPAGGMLGQRLIARGLITDAQLQVALDAQQQTGEPLGATLVAQRIIGEDQLYEVLAEQTGGVFLRNPRDFQPSEDVLGSMLRADALRLSAVPVDETDHGVTVVASDPRKQDDIEALVGRPVQLVLAKPRDIETLIERFYPQRGRLGEQMVQQGTLSREQLREALQVQAREGRVKPLGEVIVELGFAAADEIDNALQKQNSGGGRLEDTLVQSGKLSPEMLARSLAAQLGYEFLDPVQNPPDSKVALMIPESTARRYGVVPVRLQGESLVVAMKDPRNVFALDDLKLITGREIIPAVMAEKDITRLIERYFGSQDMANLNQQLAKESKDRETANRRQDAEDLSAGLDDNAVVRVVDNIIREAALQEASDIHIEPTESALKVRYRVDGILREQNELPKGSSQSILARIKIMGHLDISERRVPQDGRVRFKKGSIDLDLRLSTLPTVYGEKAVMRLLQKASNIPEVEQLGFSEHNYQRYLDTIHKPNGIFLVTGPTGSGKSFTSFSTLKRIAVPEKNTTTIEDPVEYEIPGIIQSQVNNAAGMTFARALRAFLRQDPDIIFVGEIRDTETAKIAVEAALTGHLVLATLHTNDAPGAIVRLEEMGVEHFNIGAAVVGVVAQRLVRKVCTDCKAPTNADPDVLRRLGITERDLRGAQLMRGAGCNRCGGTGYKGRMGIHELMVIDEPLRVAIGSGKNATEITEVAMTQSGMKTLRQDGIEKALQGVTTLEEVLAVTSK; from the coding sequence ATGGCTCTTTCCATTGGTGACCGGCGCCTGGGCGCCATTCTGCTCGAACAGGGCTACGTGAACGACATGGACCTGCAAAAAGCACTGGTCCGCCACGCCGAGGTGGGCGGGCGGCTCGCGGAGATCCTGATCGACTCCGGCCTGGTCGGCGAGAAACGCATCGCGCGCGCCATCGAGGAAGCGCTGGGCATTCCCCTCGTGAACCTGCTGGTCGTGAATCCCGAACCCAGCGCCCTGCAGGCCGTGCGCGCCCAGACGGCGCTGCAACACCACGCGTTTCCGTTCGCGCTGGACGGCCAGACGCTGCGCGTGGCCATCGTGGACCCCCTGTCGAGCATGGCCATCGAGGCGCTGGAGGACGACAGCGGCCTGAACATCGAGGTGTACCAGGCGCTGCGCGATCAGATTCTCTGGGCGATCGCCACGTTCTACCCGGAACTGAACCTCACGGCGGACCTGCCCGCCGAGGCGGAGGGCGGCCCGGCGGGCGGCATGCTGGGCCAGCGCCTGATTGCGCGCGGCCTGATCACCGACGCGCAGCTGCAGGTGGCGCTCGACGCGCAGCAGCAGACCGGCGAGCCGCTGGGCGCGACGCTGGTCGCGCAGCGCATCATCGGGGAGGACCAGCTGTACGAGGTGCTGGCCGAGCAGACCGGCGGGGTGTTCCTGCGCAACCCGCGGGACTTCCAGCCCAGCGAGGACGTGCTGGGCAGCATGCTGCGCGCCGACGCGCTGCGCCTCTCGGCCGTGCCGGTCGACGAGACCGATCACGGCGTGACCGTGGTCGCCAGCGACCCGCGCAAGCAGGACGACATCGAGGCGCTGGTGGGCCGCCCGGTGCAGCTGGTGCTGGCCAAACCGCGTGACATCGAGACGCTGATCGAGCGCTTTTACCCGCAGCGTGGTCGCCTGGGCGAGCAGATGGTGCAGCAGGGCACCCTGTCGCGCGAGCAGCTGCGCGAGGCCCTTCAGGTGCAGGCCCGCGAGGGCCGCGTCAAACCGCTGGGCGAGGTGATCGTCGAACTGGGCTTCGCGGCCGCCGACGAGATCGACAACGCCCTGCAGAAGCAGAACTCGGGCGGCGGGCGCCTGGAGGACACGCTGGTGCAGTCCGGGAAGCTCAGCCCGGAGATGCTGGCCCGCTCGCTGGCCGCGCAGCTGGGCTACGAATTCCTGGATCCCGTTCAGAACCCGCCGGACAGCAAGGTCGCGCTGATGATCCCCGAATCCACCGCCCGCCGCTACGGCGTGGTGCCGGTGCGGCTCCAGGGCGAGTCGCTGGTCGTGGCCATGAAGGACCCGCGCAACGTGTTCGCGCTGGACGACCTGAAGCTCATCACGGGCCGCGAGATTATCCCGGCTGTCATGGCGGAAAAGGACATCACCCGCCTGATCGAGCGGTACTTCGGCAGTCAGGACATGGCGAACCTGAACCAGCAGCTCGCCAAGGAAAGCAAGGACCGCGAAACGGCCAACAGACGCCAGGACGCCGAGGACCTGAGCGCCGGACTGGACGACAACGCCGTGGTGCGCGTCGTGGACAACATCATCCGCGAGGCGGCCCTGCAGGAGGCCAGTGATATTCACATCGAGCCGACCGAATCGGCCCTGAAGGTCCGCTACCGCGTGGACGGCATCCTGCGCGAGCAGAACGAGCTGCCCAAGGGCAGTTCGCAGAGCATCCTGGCGCGCATCAAGATCATGGGGCACCTGGACATCAGCGAGCGGCGCGTGCCGCAGGACGGCCGCGTGCGCTTCAAGAAGGGCAGCATCGACCTGGACCTGCGACTGTCCACGCTGCCCACCGTGTACGGCGAGAAGGCCGTGATGCGTCTGCTGCAGAAGGCCAGCAACATCCCGGAAGTGGAGCAGCTGGGCTTCAGTGAGCACAACTACCAGCGGTACCTGGACACCATCCACAAGCCCAACGGGATCTTCCTGGTGACCGGGCCCACGGGGTCGGGCAAGTCGTTCACGTCGTTCTCGACCCTCAAGCGCATCGCGGTGCCGGAGAAGAACACCACCACCATCGAGGACCCGGTCGAGTACGAGATTCCGGGCATCATCCAGTCGCAGGTGAACAACGCGGCGGGCATGACCTTCGCCCGCGCGCTGCGCGCCTTCCTCCGTCAGGACCCGGACATCATCTTCGTGGGCGAGATCCGCGACACCGAAACTGCGAAGATCGCCGTGGAAGCCGCCCTGACCGGACACCTGGTGCTGGCCACGCTGCACACCAACGACGCCCCGGGCGCCATCGTGCGCCTCGAGGAGATGGGCGTCGAGCACTTCAACATCGGCGCCGCCGTGGTGGGCGTGGTCGCGCAGCGCCTGGTGCGCAAGGTCTGCACGGACTGCAAGGCACCCACGAACGCCGATCCGGACGTGCTGCGCCGCCTGGGCATCACCGAGCGGGACCTGCGGGGCGCGCAGCTGATGCGCGGCGCAGGCTGCAACCGCTGCGGCGGCACCGGCTACAAGGGCCGCATGGGCATCCACGAACTGATGGTCATTGACGAGCCGCTGCGCGTCGCCATCGGCTCCGGGAAGAACGCCACCGAGATCACCGAGGTCGCCATGACCCAGAGCGGCATGAAAACCCTGCGGCAGGACGGCATCGAGAAGGCCCTCCAGGGCGTCACGACCCTGGAAGAGGTGCTGGCCGTCACCAGCAAGTAA
- a CDS encoding YqeG family HAD IIIA-type phosphatase: MSRPAASRSLLRPADVIDHVTHITPEFLADRNLRGLLLDLDNTLVPYGSYDEAGVAQTLAWVRDLKLTGVGLYLLSNATGQRASFWLDKLEFQGVGLAGKPNPRAFRKAVRALNLPPAQVGMVGDQLFTDVLGGNLSGMHTILVRPLATNALPHTRVARRLERAVLKRYGHDWQY; the protein is encoded by the coding sequence GTGAGCCGCCCCGCCGCCTCCCGCAGCCTGCTGCGCCCGGCCGACGTGATCGACCACGTCACGCACATCACGCCGGAATTCCTGGCCGACCGGAACCTCAGGGGCCTGCTGCTGGACCTGGACAACACCCTGGTGCCGTACGGCAGCTACGACGAGGCGGGGGTCGCCCAGACCCTGGCGTGGGTCCGCGACCTGAAACTCACCGGGGTGGGCCTGTACCTGCTGAGCAACGCCACCGGGCAGCGCGCCTCGTTCTGGCTGGACAAACTGGAATTCCAGGGCGTCGGACTGGCCGGGAAACCCAACCCCCGGGCGTTCCGCAAGGCCGTCCGGGCCCTGAACCTGCCGCCCGCGCAGGTGGGGATGGTGGGGGATCAGCTGTTCACGGACGTGCTGGGCGGTAACTTAAGCGGCATGCACACGATCCTGGTGCGCCCACTGGCCACCAACGCCCTTCCTCACACGCGCGTCGCCCGGCGACTGGAACGCGCCGTGCTGAAACGCTACGGCCACGACTGGCAGTACTGA